taaataaaCAGACAGAAAATAACATGACTTTCTTTCATAAAATGCCTTACTGTTTTCACCAAATGAAAAGAACCATTTGAAATTTTCCATGCCAAATCTGATTCCAGTAGCCCGGCAAAGGTCTTGAACTATGTCATCCATCGGTGCATCATTCATATCGCCATGTATGTAAACACCTGAAAATTGTCAAAAGAGACAGATCAAGTGTTACAGTGAGACTAGTGTTCTTTTCCGGGTgtgtatgtgcgcatgtcaatAACACGAGGACATGAAACGCATCACTGTTGTAACATGGTATAACTGATATGATGATATCCTTGTTTTAGACGTAAGTGCAAAAAAAGCATTGAAAGAATAATTATACGTAACAAGACATTTCTCAAATTATTTATAAAGTGCAGATTGTCGTCGCCATCTTGTCTGATTCAATTAAGGTATTTAAGAATTCGATTTGAGCAGATCTAATGTCATTTTAAACTGATTCTGTAAAGCTTACACTGATCAAGTGGATGGTTTGACAACTGAATGAAGTTTTGGGCAATTGCGTCAACCATTGACGTCAGTAAAACAAGTTTTcttacaggaacaaataaaaaagaataacatgttaaaatatataataccaAAGTAAGTTTCACTGAGCAGGCATTTTCTCTTGCCAAATACAAAGTTCTCACAGCGCATGCTCCAGATATATTTGGAGGGACAACTTGACCACATGGCTTGTACAACTGTGCTTCCTAAAACATAAGAATACATAGTTCAGCCAGAATACACATTCTACGCTACGTAGTTCTGAAATTGATGGAATCCAAAGTGCTGGATTTTCTTTTCCCTTTATCTTTTATAAGtcaacatatatttttcataaaacttattGATCTAGCTACTAAAATCTCTAGAATATTTCTGTAGAAGAATTGCACTGTCATAATTATCATACTAATATACAAGTGATTCTATTTTCCGTGTCAGAGGCTGGTCTTATTGGACTAACGGTGAAGATATAGGGCCAGTACAACTGTCAGAGCTCTAATTAAGTTAAATGATAATGACGACATCAGTCAGGTCCGTACTGGCCAAATCATTATACCCAATCACAATGTTTAAACGCAATATTGGCCTCGTCATtataatctgtaaaaatatttaattccGGTATTGACCAAATCGTTATAACTTAATCAATCAAAATATTAAACTCCAGTATTGGGCAAATCGTTATAACTtaatcaatcaaaatatttaactcCAGCATTGACCAAATCGTTATAACTTAATCAATCAAAATATTAAACTCCAGTATTGGGCAAATCGTTATAACTTAATCAGTCAAAATATTAAACTCCAGTATTGGGCAAATCGTTATAACTTAATCAGTCAAAATATTAAACTCCAGTATTGGGCAAATCGTTATAACTTAATCAATCAAAATATTAAACTCCAGTATTGGGCAAATCGTTATAACTTAATCAATCAAAATATTAAACTCCAGCATTGGGCAAATCGTTATAACTTAATCAATCAAAATATTAAACTCCAGCATTGGGCAAATCGTTATAACTtaatcaatcaaaatatttaactcCAGCATTGGGCAAATCGTTATAACTTAATCAATCAAAATATTAAACTCCAGCATTGGGCAAATCGTTATAACTTAATCAATCAAAATATTAAACTCCAGTATTGGGCAAATCGTTATAATCATCCCTGTATTGGCCTAATTCTTACAACtaatcaaattattaaaatcaaGTATTGGCTCAACTATTAAAACCAAACGAAAAGTTTAAAGCCAGTATTGAccattcaaaatgtttaaattcaGTATCAGAACTGTTTTCATATGTTCACACTGATTTGCTTATACTTGCTCAATTTGTTTCATGTGATATGTACAGTGTATCTAATTTGATGACAAATATATCATAGTTTAATATTAGCGGGCCAGTCTTGAGTAttaagtattttaaaacaaactcAAAGTCggagaattttgataaaaaccgGACCAGATAATTCTAAAAgaaatttaacaataaaactCTAAACTTCTCTCAAATTCGTTTCATATGTTGatgttatcaatatattttgaaaccattaaGGAGTTCTGGTAAAATGTCGTTTTCCTTCACAGGGTTATAATGGCTATGTACATaatgtggctgtcacatttttGGCTATGAACATGAAATGTCGTTTCTTGTTAAATTCTATcttcgataattgttttctcatataaatgacaaaggttttaatattttaaatacatagtAGAAAGTCTTATTGAATATATAGTTTTTTTGTTACCTCCTTTTATGACTGACCATATAAGTTCATGTACAATATTGACGGAAATGCTTTTCTATAGATGTAATTAGGCACACTCTCTAATTGGACAGCttctttatctattttaataTTAGATTTTAAGCATTATGGGAATttgaatatttgtaaatgtacaaatataatattcattcTCTGAATaatgtttcatatatatttcatacCATCCCCACGAAAGAACAGTGTTTTATCAAGACCATACATCGGTGTTAAAGGGGTATTACCACGCGCACACTGCGAATTTGCAACAGGCGACCTgaaattgaaaagaaacaaattgtcatacatgtattttaaaaatcttaaacgAAAGTAAAGTTTCCCGTCTTTTTTTAACTAGGCAGTACTCGTCTTAATCGTGACATGCAAAATTAATACCAGACGGTGTAAAACGTAACCCTGAACTCTTTTTATTATTAACCCAGTATTTTTATCAGCATTGCATTTTTATCAGCCCTGTTTGTTTATTACCCCAGTATGTTTATCAACACTACAAGACGATCCCAACCCTGCACGTTTATTAAACCTGCATGTCTATCAATCCTGTATGTTTATCAGAGATGTATGTTTATCAACcctacatatttatttattttaccttatactaaagcctcgacttttatattttcttcgactTCACCtaataaatttagatttataaGACTGTAACCTAATATCCTCTATTAATCCAGAATGTTTATCATCCCTGAAAGTTTATTATCCCTGTATGTGTTTCAACACTGAACATATATTAACCATGCAAGATTATTTAATAGTTAAGGTACATGTATCGTGCAAGTAACTTCTATGAAATGTTATGATTTACTTACTCATCTTTAAACGATTATTCACCATTTTTGGCTAAATCAAAACGCGAAAAAAATGGTTCATACAATAACGTTTCAAGATTAAGTAAAAACTTAAAggttgatcagcctgcacatccgtgcagtctatcAAGATATGCACTGCTcggcattcagtcagtatctttttggtaagctcccctttttacagtaaatggtactgtccaaattgaaagatggagaagTTCACTGTAGAAATTTaacaggataagggttaaatcgAACACTGTCTTACTACAACCGTCAACAAAAACAATGATCTTTGTCACGGAAACATAACCCTGTGGTATATAATTGTAGCCTGATATCTAACTTAATTGTATTTCACTGGGTCAGATCCTGCAGATCACGATTAAATTTGATTCCTTGTTCATTTCAGTTTAAGTGCATGCAAACATCCTTTCTAAATCAAATACTCAAAAGACAGTGGaagaaacattttgcagtaaCAACATTTTTGAAGCTGTGTATGTTATGGTTACATGCGGAATGTAGTTAATTAGTCGATTATGATTTTATATACGGGAAAGAAAATCACAAAGACAGATGTACAGTAACGACAGTATGCATTCAAATATTACTACAGGGTTGTACGTATTTGCTAAAAATTCATTAGAAGATACATAAAAAGGTCTTGAGAATAAATAATTCTTAATAATATTTATATGTCTGAGATTTCTTACGATTTTAGTGGATTTCTTAGTCCCATGACTTAAGTTTTGTTCTTTATATATTATCCTTGTTTAACAGAAAGGAAACTAGTACAACAGTACAGAATTTATCGATTCCCGCGTAGAAATCTTTGAAAGAAGGTGTGTTGCCGTCAACCAATGATTCCGCAGTTATTCTCCCGCTAACCAATCGCTAGGTGCCGTCAGATCAGTTACTCAGCAACTACTTCGCCGTACAAGACAAAGATccgtaaatgtaaatataatttcgTGAAACGTTGATTCAACATAACGGCTTACTCTGTCTAACTTAGGATGCCTTTAGAAACCCTGAAGAATAATCACAGTTCGTTTCTTTAGTTTATTGCAAGGTTGGGACGGTTGAAATAAGCATTTATCGAATCCGATCGAGAGGTGACTGTTCTATGTAATTAATCAGGAATGTCCTGATTTTGGACGAAATTGGGTTATTTGTGATGTAATACATTGATGTAGTGCAcgaataaaatagggttattataacaatagctcgatctgggatgctgtatttggcctCAGATCGGATATCAAGGGGCGCgtaagcgccgagtgtgatccgaccttgcaaaatccacgacagCCGATCTAGCTACGTTATAATTACCCTATTATTATAACCTTAAtactttgtgtttgttgtttgttatgAACGTATATCATCTTTAAACATTATTACTCGATATTGTAAATCAAAAGCGAAATAAATGGTTCAACAATTAACGTTTCAAGATTTAGTAAAACTAAAGGTATCAGGCTAGCACATCTGCAGTATCAAGATAACTGCACTGCTcgcattcagtcagtattttttgtaaGCTACCCTTTATTACTAGTAAATGGTACtgttccaaattgaaagatggagagTCACTGAGAAAATTCAATAGGATAAAGTTAAATCGAACATCGTCGTTATCTACAACCGTCAACAAAACAATGTTCTTTGTCACTGAACATACCTGTGGTTTATTGAAGCGATATTAACTATTTATTCTGGTCATATTCCTGCAAGAATCACGATTATTTGAATTCTGTTCATTTCAGTTTAAGTGCATGCAATCATCCTTCTAAATCAACATACTCAAAAGACATTTGAAGACACATTTTGCAGTACTATACTTTTTGAACTGTATTATGGTTACGCGAATTAGTTAATTACATTATGATTTTAAACGAAAGAAAATCACAAAGACATGTACACGACAGTTAATGCATCAAATATGTATAACAGGATTGTCTATGATTTGTAAAATTCATTAGAGAAGTACTTAAAAGTCTGAATAAATAATCTTAATACTATTTGTTGTCTGAAATTTTACGATTTTAAGTGATTTTACCCATGATTAAGTTGTTCTCTATATATTATCCTGTTTAACAAAGAAACTAGTACACTGACAGAATTTATCATTCCGCTGAATCTTTGAGAAGGTGTTGCGTCAACCAATGAATTCGCATTATATCCCGCTAACAATCGCTAGTGCGTCAGTGTACTCAAATACTTCGCGTACAGCAAAGTcgtaaatgtaatattaatttcgTGAAACGTTGATTCAGATAATGGCTTACTCTGACCAACTTAGGATGCCTTTAGAACCTGATGaataattaagtttttctttatttaatgcaAAGTTGGCGTTGGAATAACATTAGCGAATCCGATCGAGAGTCGACTGTTCTATGTAATTAATCAGATGTTCCTGATTTTGACgaaatgggttatctggaatGTAATACATGATGTAGGCACGATTAAATAGGGTTATTAAAATAGTCTTGGGATGCTGTTTGGCCTCATCGGTATCAAGGGTCGCGTAACGCAGTGTGTCCACTGCAAAATCCAGACAGCCGAACTAGTACGTTAATGACCTTTATATATacatagttttgtttgttttttgttattgaacgatCTTAATTTTATCGAATAttcaaaatggaactaagtgacgTTTATGTGCCTATTTATCAGACTATGTCAGGTCTGCACATTAATGAAATAGTCGACAGCAACAATGCTGTCATATTgcgatctttttacagatttattagCTTATACTAAAGATTGTTACGATCGCTGTATTAGTCACAGAATGTACCATTCGAAATAGTTAAATTAGATACTCCTGTTCAGGACCATGGTACAACATTTGTTCATAGTTATACTTCTGTCGTTTTTGAAAGGTAATGACTGTATGTTGCAATTTTAAGAACTTTCAAAGCAATCAGTTGTATCAACTTGCAATGACCATACTTGATTAAAATTGATGACATTGCACGACTATACTATTACTGATATAGCCTTTATTTCACAAAGTTTGAAAACTCTTACTTACTCTCCAATCGTAGATTGCATGTACTTGGAGCTTGCCGGGATTTTGGTTATAGTTGATTTGTAATTCACATCAGGCGTGAAAGCTGGTGGCCTTTCAAGCGCAAAATACATCTCTCCCATCTGCTTGTCAACAATCtgttaacaatttaaaacaaattcatttgaaatgcaGGAAAATCCCCCCCCcaaatgagcgaagcggcaagggagatcactgcgttggagtttgtcACCTTAAGTGGCAGTGGCCAGTTTCGCTTGGCCCGGTacgtttattaaataaaatagacaaatgcactttaaaggcatttatattcaactggttatttatgatgttaatagaactgaggattcctgcgtacgagtagttattgtgtaaagtaaatatgtacttgaatcgattttcctagctccgtgtagacggccgggtctaaagtcttacctgaggtaacggaattcatacgaaatggaaacggtcattcatccatccagattcagctcaaaatagcggaaaaagtaaacagttatgagacacttttcttcccaccattattttcatcTGGCcatatgctttaaaaataaaactatgagAAGATCCTTCCGAagcaaataatgtaaataaacaacataattattaGGTTGTAGACTCGATTTCATCGTGTATGTCTTGAGCTAAAGATTCCCACTTCCTCTGGAGCCTCTATATAcatattacattaaatgatttccattttatgtccactTCTCTGCATTTAATTAAAGACAACTGTGATAGAACTGCTTATACCTTACTGCACTTAAACATTGCTTTGTTAGCACTGGTTCTTGTTTTTTGTCTATTTttgcccgtccgcttagctcagtaagaagagcgcagatctatggatcgccgggtcgtgagttcgatcccctggcgaggcgcatgttctccatgacgatttgtgtctgaaatcattcgtccttcacctccaATTAtaatggggaagttggcagttatatgtggagaacagatttgtaaactggttaggttaactgaccgccgttacataactgaaatactgatgaacaagagcaccgccttgcgggtgctgacgctcatctgattttttttgtgtaatagaaatattgtcctacccatgattttctaagtctaaaaagggccatcattcttgcaaaaagcagaatagagttatgtttcttgatgtacagtgtccacttatgatggtgaaaaactattgcaagttttaaagcaatagctttgatagtttatgagaaaagttgacttaaacataatactcaaccaagaaaatgattttctaagtccaaaaggggcaataattattgcaaaaagcaggatggagttatgttgcttgctgtacagggtcagcttatgatggtgaacaagtgttgcaagttttaaagcaaaagcttaaatagtttaagagaaaaagttgacctaaacataaaacttaaccaagaaatctgatattttctaagtccaaaaggggccataaatcttgcaaaaagcaggatggagtaatgtttcttgctgtacagggtcaacttatgatggtgaacaagtgttgcaagttttaaagcaatagctttgatagtttaggataaaaactgacctaaacataaaacttaaccaagaaaactgattttcttagtccaaaaggggcaataaatcttgcaaaaagcaagatggagttatgtttcttgatgtacagggtctgcttatgatcgtgaacaagtattccaagtttcaaagcaatagcttatagtttaggagaaaagttgacctaaacataaaacttaaccaagaaatctgatattttctaagtacaaaaggggccataaatcttgcaaaaagcaagatggagttatgtttcttgcttacagggtcaacttatgatggtgaacaagtattcaagttttaaagcaatagctttgatagtttaggagaaaagctgacctaaacataaaacttaaccaggacaACGCCAGGCAGACGCCGACTGCGGAGCCGTGTACAACGCGCTAAGTGTGACAATAAtctcacatttttttcaaacaaatctgaTGAGTCttaaaaaatggcgttaaacccaaaattaACCAAAAATCTTATTTTTCTACTCATGCACTAATTCTACTCATGGCACTTAAAGTCCAAAAAGCAAAtggacattttaatttcttttataagcACAGGGTAAcatattattttttgaaaatgaatagtTTGTATGTAGAAAATCTGAACTAAATCAGTAATGTACATTATTTCTATGAAGCTATGAAGACAAGTTAAAGACCTGGCGAGGTCATTCGTCGATTCATGAATTTCAACATAACTCACATCATTTCTttgttccaaagaccttctgagCTAAATTTGAACCTGCCAAATCTCTTATTTAGTGTCTTGTTCAAAGTCTATGCACTGgcatgaaaaaaattgccaacacaatttcccttagtaatggacctttaaacactGTTCTGATAGTACTAGTTAAACCTCCTACTTTTATTTGGGGATAGTGGGTTATATGAAATCACCCTTACGAGTTTGTCCTGTAACGAGTGCTAtacaaaggacttcggacactttctatatgaatttgcctactccaaaagtgaaaaataaaccactaagaaataagtatttaattacatataccatcaaaatacatatttgagattatttcttaaagtcaaatttttcaatatttgtttcataaaatggtaatttttgctctaaatagaattacatacccttttatatacatataaaagctattttgctttaaagaacattgttcccccccccccccccccccccccgtgcatcaaaaccatatttggccagcatatgtagatattaattatacacattttctgtgactattgtgttgatgcaaggggtggagcagtacttttaaacaaaaaatataactacagggtgttcccaaatgtaaggtaaccaatactttttatattaatttttaataatttgatagtcacatatttttacatttgtttgtaactaaaatactacacaaatgtttgaatgggcacatattggaatgttatacatgtatagttgtgagagaagcaaatactgtttattcattattattcgttgggttaacttttcattggcttatccaaGTTCTTTGttgtagtagattggcaaatgtgtgctgtaaagtactagcaacacaccaggtaatcttctgcatgccctcctcgcgacgcgcacgccactagcgatgaggatgtaatttgttttccattttgtttttattatttttttgtttttttttttatacataaatatttcatttctttatttcttcatctttttctgtgcagttatatttatttcttttagacacatactacatgtgacacgcattcattacttcatgttcttccttcagtgaaactgaattgaagattgttctttgcggcggactaggcctaacaCAACacaaaaa
This Mercenaria mercenaria strain notata chromosome 17, MADL_Memer_1, whole genome shotgun sequence DNA region includes the following protein-coding sequences:
- the LOC123536101 gene encoding uncharacterized protein LOC123536101 isoform X2; the protein is MGEMYFALERPPAFTPDVNYKSTITKIPASSKYMQSTIGESPVANSQCARGNTPLTPMYGLDKTLFFRGDGSTVVQAMWSSCPSKYIWSMRCENFVFGKRKCLLSETYFGVYIHGDMNDAPMDDIVQDLCRATGIRFGMENFKWFFSFGENTLC
- the LOC123536101 gene encoding uncharacterized protein LOC123536101 isoform X1 yields the protein MFALQAVQVCHKMEKVLLLFVSLVVNIWQLVTGSYCGAKKQDVMYAKIPDYHSLLSLDEFESFIVDKQMGEMYFALERPPAFTPDVNYKSTITKIPASSKYMQSTIGESPVANSQCARGNTPLTPMYGLDKTLFFRGDGSTVVQAMWSSCPSKYIWSMRCENFVFGKRKCLLSETYFGVYIHGDMNDAPMDDIVQDLCRATGIRFGMENFKWFFSFGENTLC